ATGAACACTACATCAGACATTCTTGGTCGATCTACTGCACATTCTTGAACACATAATAACCCAATTTGGATGCATCTCAATACTTCATGTTCAATGGATGTGTCTCCTAGCGACGAGTCCACTATTTCCAATGCTCTGCCTTCTTTCCACAGCTCCCAAACCTAAACGACTTTAAACTGaattatttacatataaattcacgaattatatataattttacaaagtttgataaaatttgataaataatacACCAATGACCGTTTCTTGGCAAATCGATTAAAAATCCAGTGAAAATTAATGACGCGAAAGTcagattttcaaaataatatattttgatgtgtgAATGGCAATAGCCTACTCCAACTTCCACTTCATCAATTTTCATCATAAATTTTGAATAaccattatttttttttttttttttttttttttgagataaaaagttctattaatcaaaagctgattgatcagccaatacatagaatttgataatcggaGGGACATGTTCTAAATTTTGAATAACCATTATAAACTCTTAAATTCATGTTATTTTAGCAATATGAgatttttttaacataataatttgaaaaacttaagcatttgtcatttttatcgattataaTCAATTGTGATTTTTTTCCCTAAGATTTTATTAGTTATATTCGTTGTGAatgattttgtttaaattgtagTCAAATATTTTAGTTGAATAAATTAAACGTGATTTTGCTCACAGACAATCATAAAATTATGATGGCCATCATTTAATTGATGCACAGTGAGAAAAAATCAAGTTCAATTGATTCAATCGAGCAAATTTGACCATAActgatataaaaaatttcaaatcagactatataacaaaattaaaagaattatttagAATTGATATTTGGATTTTTAGATCTCTAGCCAATTGTAACGGCTCTAGAAGGTGGTTATGCTTGATTAACTTACATATCCGACTAAATTTGTAGAAGTACTCTCTTCATAATAACTGCTATTTTTTCTTCCGGTGATGATCTCTAGCAATAGAATCCCGAAACTATAGACATCCGATTTTACTGAAAATGAACCTTGCATTGCGTATTCTGGTGACATATAACCACTGCAACAGAATAGCATATTAAAATGCAACATTACCTGCAGAATAATCTTTAAATGGAATGCAATTACTAATTCTGATATTTCTTGAATTTTTGAAGTGATATAAACTTACTATGTTCCAACCACATGATTTGTGTTTGCTTCAATTTGGTCGACTCCAAATATTCTAGCCATACCAAAatctgaaatttttggattcatGGACGCGTCTAATAAAACATTACTTGCCTTGAGATCTCTGTGGATGATTCTCAATCTCGAATCCTGATGAAGATATAGAATCCCTCGAGCAATTCCACAAATTATGTTGTGGCGCATTGACCAATTTAAATTTGATCTTTTTGCTTCATCTAATCAAGAAAATTCATTTCCACCATATTAAATACTATggtacaaaaataattttagagaTCTGAGATTGAAATGAGAGTAACATtaccaaaaataaaagagtCCAAGCTTTTATTTGGCAGGTATTCATAGATTAACATTTTCTCTTGCTCTTGGACGCAATAACCGATCAACCTGACAAGATTCCGGTGTTGGAGTTTCGCAATTAAAGTTACTTCAGTTTTAAACTCTTCAGTTCCTTGTCCGGAATATCTTGACAGTCTTTTAACTGCTATTTCTTGTTCACCATCTAGCAAACCCTGTTATATGTATTATAAATTCACTATGAGATGGTCTCTATGTTGCGCGAAAAATTGagtattaaaaattgaaacgaaatatGGACGCATAGCACTCaataagtttccgtgcaacatacaaatttttttaagtaaacttaCCCTATAGACGGCGCCAAAACCACCCTCTCCAAGCTTATTAGCATTCGAGAAATTGTTGGTAGCGGTAGCTATGGAACCGAAATCAAAGAATGGTAAATCTGCCCCTTCGTCGCTTCCCTTTCCATTGCGAGAATCTCCCATGCTCATCGGACTTCGTGTGAAAGTAAACAAAGAATATTTGCTGCATTGTCTGTCTCTAGCTGGTCATATATGTAAACTAATTAACAATTATTTGCAATGATCACTACAAATACTAATAAATGTATACAATTTCAGGTATTTGCTTACCTTCTTTCCTCTTCTTTACCACACAAAATGCAACAATGACGATGATAAATAAAGCTACAACGGCTGATACGATGAATAATGCTTGCACTCCTTGTTTGCTAAGCGGACTCCTCGACTTCCCGTATTTagctattaaattaaataaaaaacaaaaataacagTCGTTTCTTCAATATGTCCATTAATTTAGTCAAGTAATGACCAAAATGttaaactttcaaaaaataataggCATTGGTATGTAGAGGTGATCATTGGACCGGATACTCGGACCACTCAAACCAATCCGCTTGCGCCGGAGTTGGGACCGTCATTTTACGTGCGAGTTTGGTCTATATAACTCTAATGTATAGATTGTATAGATTGCATTACAAATGTTCGAACTCGGCCTATTCACATGTATAACTAGCTGGACTAACTTAAGACTCATGCATTATTGATTGAATGTAACACTCGGATATTTATTAGTCATGTGAGGTCGAGTCCTAATTATATACGCAATCTGAAGTGGACCTATAATATAGACTTCATTCGAATCTTAACCATTCATTGAAACTTCCATAAATGAAAAAGTACCACCaacttgaagaaaaaaaacagaagCATACCTAACTCAACTGCATCAACTCGTACATAAATGTCCTGTCCAACACTTGAAAATGTTCTCATGTCAACCAAATCTCCGAACCACATCAAGCACCCAATGCCCGACTCGTATGCGCTCGTGTAGCCACTGCACGAACAGTTCTTCAAGCATTCTTGCCAACATGTTTTCAAGCTCAAGCTCATGTTAACACGTGCCTTTGTAGTATCCGGCACCTTCACACGTGCCAACTTCACAAACCCTTCTCCGTTTCGACATGCCGTCGCCCCATTTTTCCTTACGCAACCATCCGACCCATCTCGTAAGAACCAAGCTTTCGGTGACTTTGGCTCAAATCCGGGCAAGCATTTGCATATGAAACTATCCGAATCATACGGGTCACAATTACTATTAACTCCGCATTCGCGGTAGTTATCACATTCCTCTTTCGGGGCAGACCAGAACCCGATCCATCGACTATCCCGATCGTTCCACGTAGACCGTTGCACGAGTCCCGGTTCACTCACCATCATTCTTGAAAATATTGTAGCATTCGTAGTAATTCCATAAGTAATATAAACCTCATCATTATTGTTCACAAAGCTagtattgaaaatataattacggCTCATTTCCGGTACCCCGCTCCACCTCACTCCGGTCCATGGACCGCCACGCCACCACCTTAGCGAGCCCTTATACAGAAACAACTGAGGATACCCTGCTGGATCAATACCGTAGAAAACGTTACCGGTTCCCGGGTCATCTTTTGATTTCCAAGACGACAGAACCCAATTCTTGCCAGTTTTTCTGTTCAATCCAAGCTTCATGTAAGGAAGCATAGTGTCAGTCGGATGATCAAAGCTTTCCCATAATACTACATCACTATCCTGTCGAACCAGAACAAGATTACCCGTATCAAGAAGCTGGGCCTTGCAGTTATTACCCGGAAAAGAAACATTAGCCGACCAGACAGGACTTCTGGTTTGATTATTTCTGTATAGCACAAGATTACACTGGCTACCGACGGTGAACACTCCTGAGGTGTTATTGATCGGATTATCTCTGTTAGCAACCCAGACAACGGTCGTTTCTGAAACGTTGTTATACCAAATTCCGACATAACGATGAGTTGGATTTCCCTGAGGGCTAAAGAATCCGAGAGCAAACCCTTGTCTGCCAGagattattatattattaggATCACCATCTCTGATTGAAGTTGTTGGAGTTATATAATCAACAGATACGCAGTAATTGAATGTAAGAAAGAGAAGTAAAGTTTGCAGGGAAAATTTTGTTTGGTTCATCATTGATTTTTCGGATTAGCATATAGATTCAGTGGTGTCTGATAAATGATGTTTTATGGATGACTTGTAAGTCAAGTTAGTTGAGGGTTTTAATGAGTGCAACTACTTTAGAGTTAAATGCTTGACTCTTCCTTTGTTGTTATGGTCCATAGAAATTTGATGCAAGGTGTGCAGCATTTGTATATAATCGAATTAACcgactaaattaaattaatttttttaaattggtttgattttaatctaattgtgtaattttttcaaaaaaatttgatttaaaatgtCAATATTACCGAGCCGACAAAATTAAtcgaattatatataatattattcttacattttttcaaaaatataaaaaattataatttttatagggTTTAAATATCAAGTTGAATTTTTtctattatgttttaaataattaacgttaataaaatttgattagtCGGTTAACCAAAACAACTGATTGAAATAAACAATAGATTTGGTTATAATTCAATCACGGTCGGacaatttttttggaaaaatgtcattttaattaatttaattatcgaACCATTGAATACACATATCTAATGAGACTGTTCTTGAtttaaaaaagttcaacttGATATTTAGAATAACTTACAATCTCTGAATTTAGAATAACTTCATATCAGTTGATCAAAATCTTTGATGATAAATGCTAGATACATTTTTTTTCAGGGACCAAGTCCACAAGTCATGTGAATTTCTTGTATGTGTGGTTGTCAAATAAAGTTAGTACTAATTAGCAGTCCAATCAATTGAATGAATACCCAAATTGTGTTAAATGTATAAAACAACTCATAATAATAGATTTATCCATGCTCcaagaaatattaaaaaacaaattggaATATGGAGAAACTTTTAATTGGAATGTGATGTTACCACGTCATCATCCGTAAACAAATCATTCAcgtaattaaatatataaacccTTTATACATAAATGAAAGGTTTAATACATAGTTTAACCTTTAAATTTGTACGCTTTTACTCATCTAACCTCTCAACTTAACTTGTATCCTATCGAACATttgaacttattaaataatcCTTTTTAACCCCTGAAACGGAAATGGAGTCTCAAACGCGCTGGCATGGCAAAAGACCTTTTACCGGACTGCCAGCTCGTTTGCCACATCACCAAAAACATAACGCTTAATACATCGTTTGAcccctaaatattttttttagccCATCACACCTCTAAACttattaaattatcatttttaaccCATGAACTtaagagttttaaatttattttaatttacattttattttttatatatatttagtttaattaataattatttataaaaaatattgttatcCATACTTTATATACTATTTGTTTAAACTATActgtttattttgtatatattatcaATTCTAATAAAACTccaataaaaaatagttataatttattaaataattattttatttaatttaatatttatttttatttattttgcaaaaGACGAGATAAAATATGAATGATCAGGTGAGACTTGTATAAGGTATAActatttttcattaaatttttattagaaCTGATAatgaatacaaaataaatgcaaaataaacaatatatattaaaGAAATATTATATAAAGTATTGAAAaggaataattattttatataaaattattttattaataataattattaaataaaatatatattaaaaataaaatataaattaaaataaatttaaaacattcaatttTAAGGGTTAAGAaggataatttaataaatttataggtATGATGAACAAAAAGTTTAAGGGTCAAGTAGATAATCTAGTATAAGTTTAAGGGTCAAACAACGTATAAAACCATTTTATTTTGTCCACCTAAGCTTTGCTTTTCTGCCATGACGTGCCAATTTTTATTTGAACACACGCGCCAAAGTCAAGTGGACGAGTAGGGATTAAAAGTtttcaaattatcaaattcagGGATCAAAagggattatttaacaagtttaaaGGTTCGATAGGATACACATTAAATTTaaaggttagatgggtaaaaaggTACAAGCTCAGGGattaaactatgtattaagcttAAATGAAATAACATTATTGTcattattttaagaaaaattagaCCAGCCGTatccatttttttttccaatttactATTTTGGTAGCTGAACTTCTatgtgtgtttttttttcttcaaaatgtATCAAACAAATGTTTAGCTTTTTCGAGCTCATCTCAAGTTTTTTTCCCGCATCGATCTCAAATAACTCATGAGTACACCAACTCCAATTCGTTTACACCactagttttaattttatggtCATCCATAGTAATTGGATGTAGGGTGTGCAATATTGTATATAACCAAATATGAGTATCACCaatttttcatgaaaattttataaatttacattCATATTCAAACACAGCATGCCACCGATATATACCGGACAcaacattttaattataactacTTATCAAATTAAATCtctaattcacatttttagttacaTGCGTTTCTCTAGCTCTCTGTCTATACAATAATTGCACACAAAAATAACAACATTGGCTAATATATTATACATGATCTAACAAAGAAATGTCTACCTAGCTTCGAGCATGGTGATCGTAACATCATTTACGGAATATGCTTCTTCAGCAGTCGATATAGCATCGCCATTTGAGCGAAAGCATAAACACTATATCAGACATTCTTGGCCGATCTATTGCACGTTCTTGAGCACATAACAGACCAATTTGGATGCATCTCAATACTTCATTTTGATGGTATGTGTCACCTAGTGATGTGTCCACTATTTCCAGAGCTCTGCCTTTTTTCCACAGCTCCCAAacctaaataattataaactgggataattatatttaaattttattaattacttattttatagtatcattttttttagcaaaCCACTAAAACAGTTGAAAATCTGTTAAAAATTAATACGGAAGCCAGATTTCCAAAACACTGTGTTTTGATGAGTGAATAAAAATGTTAGCAATGTGAGTTTGTTTTTACATAATGATTTGAATATTGTAGATTAATAAGTCCCAATTTAAAATGTAAGTGTTTACATGCATATAAAATGagtttgtttaaatttaataaaattggtAGAATGACTCAGTCAAGTAGTTATGCTTAATTAACTTACAAATCcggctaaatttgaagaagtaCTCTCTTCATAATAGCCCCTATTTTTTCTTCCGGCGATTATCTCTAGTAGTAGAATCCCGAAACTATATATAAACATCGGATTTCACTGAAAATGAACCTTCCATTGCATATTCCGGTGACATGTAACCACTGTAATAGCATAAtcgttatttttaaataatattacataattcatgaattttgcaaaaaaaaaattcaaaaaaattaaatgaaattattaacTCCGATATTCTTGAACTTTTGAAAGGATATAAACTTACTATGTTCCCACCACACGGTTTGTGATTGCTTCAATTTGGTCGACTCCAAATATTCTGGCCATACCAAAATCAGAAATTTTTGGATTCATCGATGCATCTAATAAAACATTACCTGCCTTGATATCTCTATGAATGATTCTTAATCTTGAATCCTGATGAAGATATAGAATCCCTCGAGCAATTCCACAAATAATGCTATGACGTATTGGCCAATTTAGAATTGATCTTTTTGCTTCATCTGAATCAAGAAAATTCTATTACACCATATAATAATTTCagaaattagaaaaatttactTGCAGAATGATAACATACCAAAAATAAAGGAGTCCAAGCTTTTGTTTGGCAGGTATTCATAGATCAACATTTTTTCTTGTTCTTGAACGCAATAACCGATCAACCTGACAAGATTCTGGTGTTGGAGTTTCGCAATTAATACTACTTCAGTTTTAAATTCTTCAGTTCCTTGTCCGGAATTTCTTGACAATCTTTTAACTGCTATTTCTTGTCCGCCATCTAACCTACCCTGTCAATGTTAGTATAAATTTACTATGCGATAAGTTCCATTTATTTTGCACAAACACAAATAACCAAATGAAAAACAATGGAATCGAAAACGACATAATAATGTATAGTAAAATTAAGGGTTATTTCAGTAAAATACTAAAccatttttgaatatttgaaatattttttatctaTTCGTGAACTAAGCCTAAAATTTCAAGATGAATTTCATCCCAGAGTGACCTAAATTTTTCGGTTTGGCATAATATGTTACACGTTTGGCTACCAGTTTGgttaaactagccgattttgcAGCTTTAAATATACCATTGTTCattaaaaagtaataatagcCTAATTAATAAGAACAAGTTTGACTACTAATTTGTCTATTATAGCAAGAGAAAAATATAACTACAATAAATTCTGTTTTTGGCAACATTtacagctaatttttttttactgctaaaaatcattttaccgcattaatttttaaaattattgccaTTAGTTAACTTATAACTGTATTTTACAACAAATTACCAATTACTTAAggcaacgttttattagcagcaacatgtcacaattttttttgttactatatgttaatagtaacaattttagcacTATTAGCAGCATAAATGTTTGCTATTACCTAGTATCGATATTTGTATAGATTGTTATGGTAGTTTCTATTTCAATTACATGAATATCTAACCTAAACCTGGTTCATCAAAAATTCTATccaataaaatgttaaaaagattaatataaatttctCTCACTTCTCAAGTTCATGAATTTTTCATAATCGTCAATTTACATTGAGATACAAAATCAAGTAAATTACCTTGTAGACGAACCCAAATCCGCCTACTCCAAGCTTATTATCGTTAGAGAAATTGTTGGTAGCAGCAACTATGATGTTCAAATCAAAGAATGGTAAATCTGCACTTTTATCACTTCCCTTTTCAATGTGAGAATCTCCAAATAAAGATTTGTTTTTGCTTT
This region of Mercurialis annua linkage group LG1-X, ddMerAnnu1.2, whole genome shotgun sequence genomic DNA includes:
- the LOC126660511 gene encoding G-type lectin S-receptor-like serine/threonine-protein kinase RKS1 isoform X1, which codes for MMNQTKFSLQTLLLFLTFNYCVSVDYITPTTSIRDGDPNNIIISGRQGFALGFFSPQGNPTHRYVGIWYNNVSETTVVWVANRDNPINNTSGVFTVGSQCNLVLYRNNQTRSPVWSANVSFPGNNCKAQLLDTGNLVLVRQDSDVVLWESFDHPTDTMLPYMKLGLNRKTGKNWVLSSWKSKDDPGTGNVFYGIDPAGYPQLFLYKGSLRWWRGGPWTGVRWSGVPEMSRNYIFNTSFVNNNDEVYITYGITTNATIFSRMMVSEPGLVQRSTWNDRDSRWIGFWSAPKEECDNYRECGVNSNCDPYDSDSFICKCLPGFEPKSPKAWFLRDGSDGCVRKNGATACRNGEGFVKLARVKVPDTTKARVNMSLSLKTCWQECLKNCSCSGYTSAYESGIGCLMWFGDLVDMRTFSSVGQDIYVRVDAVELAKYGKSRSPLSKQGVQALFIVSAVVALFIIVIVAFCVVKKRKEARDRQCSKYSLFTFTRSPMSMGDSRNGKGSDEGADLPFFDFGSIATATNNFSNANKLGEGGFGAVYRGLLDGEQEIAVKRLSRYSGQGTEEFKTEVTLIAKLQHRNLVRLIGYCVQEQEKMLIYEYLPNKSLDSFIFDEAKRSNLNWSMRHNIICGIARGILYLHQDSRLRIIHRDLKASNVLLDASMNPKISDFGMARIFGVDQIEANTNHVVGTYGYMSPEYAMQGSFSVKSDVYSFGILLLEIITGRKNSSYYEESTSTNLVGYVWELWKEGRALEIVDSSLGDTSIEHEVLRCIQIGLLCVQECAVDRPRMSDVVFMLSNDTTLSSPKQPAFIMKTSRDAISTTDEGNSVNDVTVTMLEAR
- the LOC126660511 gene encoding G-type lectin S-receptor-like serine/threonine-protein kinase RKS1 isoform X2; this translates as MMNQTKFSLQTLLLFLTFNYCVSVDYITPTTSIRDGDPNNIIISGRQGFALGFFSPQGNPTHRYVGIWYNNVSETTVVWVANRDNPINNTSGVFTVGSQCNLVLYRNNQTRSPVWSANVSFPGNNCKAQLLDTGNLVLVRQDSDVVLWESFDHPTDTMLPYMKLGLNRKTGKNWVLSSWKSKDDPGTGNVFYGIDPAGYPQLFLYKGSLRWWRGGPWTGVRWSGVPEMSRNYIFNTSFVNNNDEVYITYGITTNATIFSRMMVSEPGLVQRSTWNDRDSRWIGFWSAPKEECDNYRECGVNSNCDPYDSDSFICKCLPGFEPKSPKAWFLRDGSDGCVRKNGATACRNGEGFVKLARVKVPDTTKARVNMSLSLKTCWQECLKNCSCSGYTSAYESGIGCLMWFGDLVDMRTFSSVGQDIYVRVDAVELAKYGKSRSPLSKQGVQALFIVSAVVALFIIVIVAFCVVKKRKEARDRQCSKYSLFTFTRSPMSMGDSRNGKGSDEGADLPFFDFGSIATATNNFSNANKLGEGGFGAVYRGLLDGEQEIAVKRLSRYSGQGTEEFKTEVTLIAKLQHRNLVRLIGYCVQEQEKMLIYEYLPNKSLDSFIFDEAKRSNLNWSMRHNIICGIARGILYLHQDSRLRIIHRDLKASNVLLDASMNPKISDFGMARIFGVDQIEANTNHVVGTYGYMSPEYAMQGSFSVKSDVYSFGILLLEIITGRKNSSYYEESTSTNLVGYSFRFGSCGKKAEHWK